One Pseudomonas lalucatii genomic window carries:
- a CDS encoding DUF4389 domain-containing protein, whose protein sequence is MSEESKELERESILLRILWMVLFTIVWQLSELVLGAVVLLQLGYRLFYGAPSASLLGFGDSLSQYLAQIGRFGTFNSDDKPWPFSDWPTPRAPQGEAPHAVPPAPHPVRDEEPKL, encoded by the coding sequence ATGAGCGAAGAGAGCAAAGAACTGGAACGCGAATCCATCCTGCTGCGGATCCTCTGGATGGTGTTGTTCACCATCGTCTGGCAGCTGTCCGAACTGGTGCTCGGCGCCGTGGTGCTGTTGCAGCTGGGCTATCGACTGTTCTACGGCGCGCCGAGTGCCAGCCTGCTCGGCTTCGGCGACAGCCTCAGCCAGTACCTGGCGCAGATCGGCCGCTTCGGCACCTTCAACAGCGACGACAAGCCCTGGCCGTTCTCCGACTGGCCGACGCCCCGGGCGCCACAGGGCGAAGCGCCCCATGCCGTGCCGCCGGCCCCGCACCCGGTGCGCGACGAGGAGCCGAAGCTGTGA
- the fabA gene encoding 3-hydroxyacyl-[acyl-carrier-protein] dehydratase FabA, protein MTKQNAFTREDLLRCSRGELFGPGNAQLPAPNMLMIDRITHISDTGGKYGKGEIVAELDITPDLWFFGCHFEGDPVMPGCLGLDAMWQLVGFHLGWQGNPGRGRALGSGEVKFFGQVLPTAKKVTYNIQIKRTITRSLILAIADGSVSVDGREIYSAEGLRVGLFTSTDSF, encoded by the coding sequence ATGACCAAACAAAACGCCTTCACCCGGGAAGACCTGTTGCGCTGCAGCCGCGGCGAACTGTTCGGCCCAGGTAATGCGCAACTGCCCGCGCCGAACATGCTGATGATCGACCGCATCACCCACATCAGCGACACCGGTGGCAAGTACGGCAAGGGCGAAATCGTCGCCGAGCTCGATATCACCCCGGACCTGTGGTTCTTCGGCTGCCATTTCGAAGGCGACCCGGTGATGCCCGGCTGCCTGGGCCTCGATGCCATGTGGCAACTGGTCGGCTTCCACCTCGGCTGGCAGGGCAACCCCGGCCGCGGCCGTGCCCTCGGTTCCGGCGAGGTGAAGTTCTTCGGCCAGGTCCTGCCGACCGCCAAGAAGGTCACCTACAACATCCAGATCAAACGCACCATCACCCGCTCGCTGATCCTGGCCATCGCCGATGGCAGCGTCAGCGTCGATGGCCGCGAGATCTACAGTGCCGAAGGCCTGCGCGTCGGCCTGTTCACCTCCACCGACAGTTTCTAA
- a CDS encoding amidohydrolase family protein → MPLSLVRYCGLALLLAAVAAQARDYRYSDAHLHYVDFFQESAGMDELLAAMAAGKVEHAMLSGIPVAKKWHENEPKRPRYYAGDDANAYWYSATDVLVAHAYKQLPAAQRERFHPFLSGFNPNDKNSDAHIRRMLELDPGLWQGIGEVFTRHDDLTALIHGDVPRANNEALARVYHLAAEYDLPVMLHANITSKRERNPLYLAEIEEPLRNHPHVRFIWAHAGTSMEIHRHQKKLDFLLPTLRRMLAAYPNLYIDLSWSVLRPYLLDQRGRPDGEWLELVSSYPARFMLGSDVVGRFDSLGDQLQGFAPFLDALPEPVARRVARDNFLAVLPRRVRAGLAD, encoded by the coding sequence CTGCCCTTGAGCCTGGTTCGATACTGTGGTCTGGCGCTGCTGCTCGCCGCCGTGGCGGCTCAGGCCCGCGACTACCGCTACAGCGACGCGCACCTGCATTACGTGGACTTCTTCCAGGAAAGCGCCGGGATGGACGAGTTGCTCGCCGCCATGGCCGCCGGCAAGGTCGAGCATGCGATGCTCTCCGGCATTCCGGTGGCGAAGAAATGGCACGAGAACGAGCCGAAGCGACCGCGCTACTACGCCGGCGACGATGCCAATGCCTACTGGTACAGCGCCACCGACGTGCTGGTCGCTCATGCCTACAAGCAGTTGCCGGCGGCACAGCGCGAGCGCTTCCATCCGTTTCTCTCGGGCTTCAATCCCAACGACAAGAACTCGGACGCCCATATCCGGCGCATGCTCGAGCTGGACCCGGGCCTGTGGCAGGGCATAGGTGAGGTCTTCACCCGTCACGACGACCTCACGGCGCTGATTCACGGCGATGTGCCGCGGGCCAACAACGAGGCGCTGGCGCGGGTCTACCACCTCGCCGCGGAATACGATCTGCCGGTGATGCTGCATGCCAATATCACCTCCAAGCGCGAGCGCAATCCGCTGTACCTGGCGGAGATCGAAGAGCCGCTGCGCAATCATCCCCATGTGCGCTTCATCTGGGCCCACGCCGGCACCAGCATGGAAATTCACCGGCACCAGAAGAAGCTGGACTTCCTCCTGCCGACCCTGCGGCGCATGCTCGCCGCTTATCCGAACCTGTACATCGACCTGTCCTGGAGCGTGCTCAGGCCCTACCTGCTGGATCAACGGGGCAGGCCCGATGGCGAATGGCTGGAACTGGTCAGCAGCTATCCGGCGCGCTTCATGCTGGGCAGCGATGTGGTGGGCCGCTTCGACAGTCTCGGCGACCAGTTGCAGGGCTTCGCGCCCTTTCTCGACGCCTTGCCGGAGCCCGTGGCGCGGCGGGTGGCCCGGGACAACTTCCTCGCCGTGCTGCCGCGCCGCGTTCGTGCCGGGCTCGCCGACTAA
- a CDS encoding ATP-binding protein yields MSARRGWDIHTLTQLISVGPALLLTLLLTGFFTFERLQDLRQELNRTGQLIANQLAPASEYGVISGNLQVLETLLQATLNTPHVRFLEVRDHDDSILVYVEQPASQGQASGPVEVFRAPIHLQRVDLHAADQERGSPDQPLGHVLVGMSSDALNERQQALLLKAAILALLALLLTFLLARRLARRLSKPLGAIGSAVTAIQAGDYRTRLPALETGELGDLAQHVNALASGLDRADQEQRQAMALLVKAREEAELANRAKSDFLAMMSHELRTPMNGVLGMLQLLETTELSGEQTEYTALATESTEHLLKVINDILDFSRIERGALELECIAFNLLELVQGSAQVFLHSAQQSGLALELDTQAGLEQLEVQGDPTRIRQILVNLIGNALKFTERGGVRVETRWQELDDRVLWFSCAVHDTGIGISQERLEHMFDAFQQADSTISRRYGGTGLGLPIARTLAERMGGMLQAQSEEGRGSTFTLEVPLPFSLQSRPSQANAEAEEHHGRDQSVLLVEDNPVNQTVIEAMLRSLGYRVDLVADGAQAVLHVEQRPYAAVLMDCRLPIMDGYEATRRIRQLDAHGQLPIIALTANALQGDRDACLACGMNDYLAKPFKRADLQRVMQRWLPARASVASQDC; encoded by the coding sequence ATGAGCGCGCGCCGCGGCTGGGACATCCATACCCTTACGCAGCTGATCAGCGTGGGACCGGCGCTGCTGCTGACCTTGCTGTTGACCGGCTTCTTCACCTTCGAGCGTCTGCAGGACCTGCGCCAGGAACTCAACCGCACCGGCCAGTTGATTGCCAACCAACTGGCACCGGCGAGCGAGTACGGGGTGATATCGGGCAATTTGCAAGTGCTCGAGACCCTGTTGCAGGCCACGCTCAACACCCCCCACGTCCGCTTTCTCGAGGTTCGCGACCACGACGACAGCATCCTGGTGTACGTCGAGCAGCCCGCCAGCCAGGGCCAGGCCAGCGGCCCGGTGGAAGTCTTCCGGGCGCCGATCCACCTGCAACGGGTCGATCTGCACGCCGCCGACCAGGAACGCGGCTCGCCCGATCAACCGCTTGGCCACGTGCTGGTCGGCATGTCCAGCGACGCCCTCAACGAACGCCAGCAGGCGCTGCTGCTCAAGGCCGCGATCCTGGCCCTGCTCGCCCTGCTCCTGACCTTCCTCCTCGCCCGTCGTCTGGCCAGGCGCCTGTCCAAGCCGCTCGGCGCCATAGGTTCGGCAGTCACGGCGATCCAGGCAGGCGACTATCGCACCCGCCTGCCGGCGCTCGAAACCGGCGAGCTCGGCGACCTGGCCCAGCACGTCAACGCCCTCGCCAGCGGCCTGGATCGCGCCGACCAGGAGCAGCGCCAGGCCATGGCCCTGCTGGTCAAGGCCCGCGAGGAAGCGGAGCTGGCCAATCGCGCCAAGTCGGACTTCCTGGCCATGATGAGCCATGAACTGCGCACGCCGATGAACGGCGTGCTGGGCATGCTGCAGCTGCTGGAGACCACCGAGCTGAGCGGGGAACAGACGGAATATACGGCCCTCGCCACCGAGTCCACCGAACACCTGCTGAAGGTCATCAACGACATCCTCGACTTCTCGCGCATCGAGCGCGGCGCGCTGGAGCTGGAGTGCATCGCCTTCAACCTGCTGGAGCTGGTCCAGGGCTCGGCCCAGGTATTCCTGCACAGCGCCCAGCAGTCGGGCCTGGCGCTCGAGCTGGACACCCAGGCCGGCCTGGAGCAACTGGAGGTGCAGGGCGACCCGACCCGCATCCGCCAGATACTGGTCAACCTGATCGGCAATGCCCTGAAGTTCACCGAGAGAGGCGGCGTTCGCGTGGAGACCCGCTGGCAGGAACTGGACGACCGCGTGCTGTGGTTCAGCTGCGCCGTGCACGACACCGGCATCGGCATCTCCCAGGAGCGCCTGGAGCACATGTTCGATGCCTTCCAGCAGGCCGACAGCACCATCTCCCGGCGCTACGGCGGGACCGGCCTCGGCCTGCCCATCGCCCGCACCCTGGCCGAACGGATGGGCGGCATGCTGCAGGCGCAGAGCGAGGAGGGCCGCGGCTCGACCTTCACCCTGGAGGTACCGCTGCCCTTCTCGCTCCAGTCCCGTCCCTCCCAGGCCAACGCCGAGGCCGAGGAGCACCACGGTCGAGACCAGAGCGTGCTGCTGGTCGAGGACAACCCGGTCAACCAGACGGTGATAGAAGCCATGCTGCGCAGCCTCGGCTATCGGGTCGACCTGGTCGCCGACGGGGCCCAGGCCGTGCTGCACGTCGAGCAGCGGCCCTACGCGGCCGTCCTGATGGATTGCCGCCTGCCGATCATGGACGGCTACGAGGCCACCCGGCGGATTCGCCAGCTCGACGCCCATGGCCAGCTGCCGATCATCGCACTCACCGCCAACGCCCTGCAGGGCGACCGCGATGCCTGCCTGGCCTGCGGAATGAACGACTACCTGGCAAAGCCCTTCAAGCGGGCCGACCTGCAGCGGGTAATGCAACGCTGGCTGCCGGCAAGGGCATCGGTGGCCAGCCAGGACTGTTAA
- a CDS encoding pirin family protein, producing MNAPLLLRARPEVLEGQPILRLLPTAQCRSVGPFVFFDHILEHDYPPGGGLNIDQHPHIGLSTLSYLFEGQLQHRDSLGSDQLVRPGDVSWMTAGRGVAHVERTPAQLRERGSRLHGLQVWLALPEAEEQCQASYSHHTAVSLPSSEALGVEIRLIAGSGFCLESPVPVRSPTLYAELKLATGASLAIAAEHPERALYLIDGEARLDDRPLSLRGLTLLPEGETFTLSACSECHLVMLGGQPLGPRRMYWNFVASDQALIASARVRWQDRDWPQVPGERRRIELPPG from the coding sequence ATGAATGCCCCACTCCTGCTCCGGGCACGCCCGGAGGTCCTCGAGGGCCAACCGATCCTGCGCCTGCTGCCCACGGCCCAGTGCCGCAGCGTCGGGCCGTTCGTGTTCTTCGACCATATCCTGGAACACGACTATCCGCCCGGCGGCGGCCTGAACATCGACCAGCATCCGCATATCGGCCTGTCCACCCTCAGCTACCTGTTCGAGGGCCAACTGCAGCACCGGGACAGCCTCGGCTCGGACCAGCTGGTCCGGCCCGGCGATGTCAGCTGGATGACCGCGGGCCGCGGCGTCGCCCACGTCGAACGTACCCCGGCGCAGCTGCGCGAACGCGGCTCGCGCCTGCATGGCCTGCAAGTGTGGCTGGCGCTGCCGGAGGCCGAGGAACAATGCCAGGCGAGCTACAGCCACCATACCGCCGTCAGCCTGCCCAGCAGTGAAGCTCTGGGCGTGGAGATCCGCCTGATCGCCGGCAGCGGCTTCTGCCTGGAGTCACCGGTGCCGGTGCGCTCGCCGACCCTGTATGCCGAACTCAAGCTGGCCACAGGCGCCAGCCTGGCCATTGCCGCGGAACATCCCGAGCGCGCGCTCTACCTGATCGACGGCGAGGCACGGCTGGATGATCGACCCCTGTCGCTGCGCGGCCTGACGCTGCTGCCCGAAGGCGAGACCTTCACCCTGAGCGCCTGCAGCGAGTGCCACCTGGTGATGCTCGGCGGCCAGCCCCTCGGGCCCAGGCGCATGTACTGGAACTTCGTTGCCAGTGACCAGGCGCTGATCGCCAGCGCCCGTGTGCGCTGGCAGGACCGGGACTGGCCGCAGGTGCCGGGGGAGCGCCGGCGCATCGAGTTGCCGCCAGGCTAA
- a CDS encoding alpha/beta fold hydrolase — translation MTQPVFFAHANGFPSATYGKLFAALAPEYEVQHLELHGHDPRFPVNDNWSNLVDELIHHLESCATPVWGVGHSLGGVLHYHAALRRPELYRGLVMLDSPVLTRADRVVIRAAKRFGFIDRITPAGRTLGRREEFADLDEARRYFAGKALFQRFDPECLDAYVRHGLHGGGSGLRLRFDPATEISIYRSVPHTSPGRPQQLQLPLALVRGRHSRVVLAHHARLVRRVPRGEYLTLPGGHMFPLERPQETAQLLRALFARWAGQGSGEACA, via the coding sequence ATGACCCAGCCCGTCTTCTTCGCCCATGCCAACGGTTTCCCTTCGGCCACCTACGGCAAGCTGTTCGCCGCCCTGGCCCCCGAGTACGAGGTGCAGCACCTCGAGCTGCACGGCCATGACCCGCGCTTTCCGGTGAACGACAATTGGAGCAATCTGGTCGACGAGCTGATCCATCATCTCGAGTCATGCGCCACGCCCGTCTGGGGCGTGGGTCACTCCCTCGGCGGCGTACTCCACTACCATGCCGCCTTGCGCCGTCCGGAGCTCTACCGTGGGCTGGTCATGCTCGACTCGCCGGTGCTGACCCGGGCCGACCGGGTCGTCATCCGTGCGGCCAAGCGTTTCGGCTTCATCGACCGCATCACCCCGGCCGGGCGCACCCTCGGGCGTCGCGAGGAGTTCGCCGACCTCGACGAGGCGCGCCGCTATTTCGCCGGCAAGGCGCTGTTCCAGCGCTTCGACCCGGAGTGCCTGGACGCCTACGTGCGCCACGGCCTGCATGGCGGAGGCAGTGGCCTGCGCCTGCGCTTCGATCCGGCCACGGAGATCAGCATCTACCGCAGCGTGCCGCACACCAGCCCGGGGCGGCCGCAGCAACTGCAGCTGCCCCTGGCGCTGGTGCGCGGGCGCCACAGCCGGGTGGTGCTGGCCCATCACGCCCGCCTGGTGCGCCGCGTGCCGAGGGGCGAGTACCTGACGCTGCCCGGCGGCCACATGTTCCCGCTGGAGCGACCGCAGGAGACCGCACAGCTGCTCCGCGCGCTGTTCGCACGCTGGGCCGGCCAGGGCAGCGGCGAGGCCTGCGCATGA
- the sixA gene encoding phosphohistidine phosphatase SixA: MRLWLLRHGQAEAHAPSDAERALTPRGREEVAQVAVQLQGRPLTAILASPYVRAQQTAALVRDALGYAGPLLTVPWLTPDSDPRQVLAQLDRHDAGELLLVSHQPLVGALAGLLLHGHRQQPLPMQTASLAELDGELAAAGCMDLLALVHPRHDR; this comes from the coding sequence GTGAGGCTCTGGCTGTTGCGCCATGGACAGGCCGAGGCGCACGCGCCGAGCGATGCCGAGCGCGCGCTGACGCCGCGCGGCCGGGAGGAGGTCGCCCAGGTGGCGGTGCAGCTGCAGGGGCGGCCGCTCACGGCGATTCTCGCCAGCCCCTACGTGCGGGCGCAGCAGACCGCGGCCCTGGTGCGCGATGCCCTGGGCTACGCCGGTCCGCTGCTGACCGTGCCGTGGCTGACCCCCGACAGCGACCCGCGCCAGGTGCTGGCGCAGCTGGACCGGCACGATGCCGGCGAACTCCTGCTGGTCAGCCACCAGCCGTTGGTTGGCGCCCTGGCCGGGCTGCTGCTGCACGGTCACCGACAGCAGCCACTGCCCATGCAGACCGCCAGCCTGGCGGAGCTGGACGGCGAACTGGCGGCCGCAGGCTGCATGGACCTGCTTGCCCTGGTCCACCCCCGGCACGACAGGTAG
- a CDS encoding DUF3859 domain-containing protein codes for MQYTRFSALAALLLLTGLVQAQVQVKGEVEYGIFTTPYRDFEPGERVLTRSNQAIERTEVIPARLGTKFGLRYQLSGKTAEGAPLTLLYLTPGVTTPDGIRHDKFVVTQKLVPGAPLDLMAFEFSEAHEMVPGEWHFLVFQDDRKLAEQRFLVR; via the coding sequence ATGCAATACACCCGTTTCAGTGCGCTGGCCGCACTCCTGCTGCTGACCGGACTGGTCCAGGCGCAGGTGCAAGTGAAGGGCGAGGTGGAGTACGGCATCTTCACGACCCCGTACCGGGACTTCGAGCCGGGCGAACGGGTGCTGACCCGCAGCAACCAGGCAATCGAGCGCACCGAGGTGATTCCGGCCAGGCTCGGCACCAAGTTCGGCCTGCGTTACCAGCTGAGCGGCAAGACGGCAGAGGGGGCGCCCCTGACCCTGCTGTACCTCACGCCCGGGGTGACGACCCCAGACGGTATCCGCCATGACAAATTCGTGGTGACACAGAAGCTGGTGCCCGGCGCGCCTCTGGACCTGATGGCGTTCGAGTTCAGCGAAGCCCACGAGATGGTTCCGGGGGAGTGGCATTTCCTGGTGTTCCAGGATGACCGCAAACTGGCCGAGCAGCGCTTTCTGGTGCGCTGA
- the fabB gene encoding beta-ketoacyl-ACP synthase I, translating to MRRVVITGLGIVSCLGNDKDTVSANLRAGRGGIRFNPEYAEKGLRSQVSGSVDLNLEELIDRKVYRFMGDAAAFAYLSMQQAIADAGLSAEDISNPRVGLVAGSGGASTFNQMEAMDILREKGVKRVGPYRVPRTMGSTVSACLATPFKIKGVNYSISSACATSAHCIGTAMEQIQLGKQDMVFAGGGEEEHWSQSFLFDAMGALSTQYNETPEKASRAYDAKRDGFVIAGGGGMVVVEELEHALKRGAKIYAEIVGYGATSDGYDMVAPSGEGAVRCMQQALATVDTPVDYLNTHGTSTPVGDVAESRAVREVFGDKAPAISSTKSLSGHSLGAAGVQEAIYCMLMMEGNFIAGSANIEELDPEVADLPVQLKTVENAKIDTVMSNSFGFGGTNATLVLKRWTGK from the coding sequence ATGCGTCGCGTCGTGATTACCGGTCTGGGCATCGTTTCCTGCCTGGGCAATGACAAAGACACCGTCTCCGCCAACCTGCGGGCTGGCCGCGGCGGTATCCGTTTCAACCCGGAATACGCCGAGAAAGGCCTGCGCAGCCAGGTATCCGGCTCCGTCGACCTGAACCTGGAAGAGCTGATCGACCGCAAGGTCTACCGTTTCATGGGCGACGCCGCCGCCTTCGCCTACCTGTCGATGCAGCAGGCCATCGCCGATGCCGGTCTCAGCGCCGAAGACATCTCCAACCCGCGCGTCGGCCTGGTCGCCGGCTCCGGCGGCGCTTCCACCTTCAACCAGATGGAAGCCATGGACATCCTGCGCGAGAAGGGCGTCAAGCGCGTCGGCCCCTACCGCGTGCCGCGCACCATGGGCAGCACCGTTTCCGCCTGCCTGGCCACGCCGTTCAAGATCAAGGGCGTGAACTATTCGATCTCCTCGGCCTGTGCCACCAGCGCGCACTGCATCGGCACCGCCATGGAGCAGATCCAGCTGGGCAAGCAGGACATGGTCTTCGCCGGCGGCGGTGAAGAGGAACACTGGAGCCAGAGCTTCCTGTTCGACGCCATGGGCGCCCTCTCCACCCAGTACAACGAGACCCCGGAAAAGGCCTCGCGTGCCTACGACGCCAAGCGTGACGGTTTCGTCATCGCCGGCGGCGGCGGCATGGTGGTGGTCGAGGAACTGGAGCACGCGCTCAAGCGCGGCGCCAAGATCTATGCGGAAATCGTCGGCTACGGCGCCACCTCCGACGGCTACGACATGGTCGCGCCGAGCGGTGAAGGCGCGGTGCGCTGCATGCAGCAGGCCCTGGCCACCGTCGACACGCCGGTCGACTACCTGAACACCCACGGCACCTCGACGCCGGTCGGCGATGTCGCGGAAAGCCGCGCGGTCCGCGAAGTGTTCGGCGACAAGGCACCGGCGATCAGCTCGACCAAGAGCCTGAGCGGCCACTCCCTGGGCGCCGCCGGCGTGCAGGAAGCCATCTACTGCATGCTGATGATGGAAGGCAACTTCATCGCCGGCTCGGCCAACATCGAGGAACTCGACCCCGAGGTCGCCGACCTGCCGGTACAGCTCAAGACCGTCGAGAATGCCAAGATCGACACGGTGATGAGCAACAGCTTCGGCTTCGGCGGCACCAACGCCACCCTGGTGCTCAAGCGCTGGACCGGCAAGTAA
- a CDS encoding AMP-binding protein, giving the protein MVDAVRLPLEVFYQREARHPRKRYLVQPLPGGALQELSWAEVGEQARRAASWLRARELAQGSRVAILSKNCAHWLIADLAIWMAGHVSVPLYPNLGAESVRQVLEHSEAQLLFVGKLDDWPSMAPGVPETLASVALPLSPEGTFSYRWQDLQASAPIRDDPRPAADRLATIIYTSGTTGAPKGVMHNFGNFGFAASQAIELFAVGEADRVLSYLPLCHVAERMFVELASIYGGQTVFFAASLETFLDDLRRARPTVIFGVPRIWTKFQMGVFGKLSAQRLDLLLRLPVVGRLVGRKVLRGLGLDEVRYALSGAAPVPEALLHWYQRLGLEVLEIYGMTENCGYSHVCRPGRFKSGWIGQNNPAVEVRIAADGEVQVRSGATMQGYYKEPEKTAETLTADGFLRTGDKGEQDAEGNLRLTGRLKEIFKTSKGKYIAPAPIENRLAAHSRIEQVCVVGDGLPQPLALCVLSETGRQEAGNGARGTLEGSLRALLEEVNAALDQHERLQGLVLIKEVWAVDNGFLTPTLKIKRNAVEGAYAGRFVEWGERREAVVWHE; this is encoded by the coding sequence ATGGTCGATGCTGTCCGTTTGCCGCTGGAAGTGTTCTACCAGCGCGAGGCCCGTCACCCGCGCAAGCGTTACCTGGTGCAGCCACTGCCGGGCGGGGCGCTGCAGGAGCTGAGTTGGGCCGAGGTCGGCGAGCAGGCGCGCCGCGCCGCCAGCTGGCTGCGGGCCCGGGAGCTGGCGCAGGGCAGTCGCGTGGCCATCCTGTCGAAGAACTGCGCGCACTGGCTAATCGCCGACCTGGCGATCTGGATGGCCGGGCACGTGTCGGTGCCGCTCTATCCCAATCTCGGCGCCGAGTCGGTGCGCCAGGTGCTGGAGCACTCCGAGGCGCAACTGCTGTTCGTCGGCAAGCTGGACGACTGGCCGAGCATGGCACCGGGAGTGCCCGAGACGCTGGCCAGCGTGGCCTTGCCGTTGAGCCCCGAGGGCACCTTCAGCTATCGCTGGCAGGACCTGCAGGCCAGCGCGCCGATCCGCGACGATCCCCGGCCCGCGGCCGACCGCCTGGCCACCATCATCTACACCTCCGGCACCACCGGAGCGCCGAAAGGCGTGATGCACAACTTCGGCAACTTCGGCTTCGCCGCCAGCCAGGCCATCGAGCTGTTCGCCGTCGGCGAGGCCGATCGGGTGCTGTCCTACCTGCCGTTGTGCCATGTGGCCGAGCGCATGTTCGTCGAGCTGGCATCGATCTATGGCGGGCAGACGGTATTTTTCGCCGCGAGCCTGGAGACCTTCCTCGACGACCTGCGGCGCGCGCGGCCCACGGTGATCTTCGGCGTGCCGCGGATCTGGACCAAGTTCCAGATGGGCGTCTTCGGCAAGCTGTCGGCGCAGCGGCTCGATCTGCTGCTCAGGTTGCCGGTTGTCGGCCGCTTGGTCGGCCGCAAGGTGCTCCGCGGGCTCGGCCTGGATGAAGTGCGCTATGCCCTGTCCGGCGCCGCGCCGGTGCCGGAGGCGCTGTTGCACTGGTACCAGCGCCTGGGCCTGGAAGTGCTCGAGATCTATGGCATGACGGAGAACTGCGGTTATTCCCACGTCTGTCGGCCGGGGCGTTTCAAGTCCGGCTGGATAGGCCAGAACAACCCGGCGGTCGAGGTGCGCATCGCCGCCGACGGCGAGGTGCAGGTACGCAGTGGCGCGACCATGCAGGGTTACTACAAGGAGCCGGAGAAGACCGCCGAAACCCTTACCGCGGACGGCTTCCTGCGCACCGGCGACAAGGGCGAGCAGGACGCCGAGGGCAACCTGCGGCTGACCGGGCGGCTCAAGGAGATCTTCAAGACCAGCAAGGGCAAGTACATCGCCCCGGCGCCGATCGAGAATCGCCTGGCCGCGCACTCGCGCATCGAGCAGGTGTGCGTGGTCGGCGATGGCCTGCCGCAACCCCTGGCGCTGTGCGTGCTGTCCGAGACCGGCCGGCAGGAGGCCGGCAATGGCGCCCGCGGCACCCTGGAGGGCAGCCTAAGGGCGCTGCTCGAGGAGGTCAATGCGGCCCTCGATCAGCATGAGCGCCTGCAGGGGCTGGTTCTCATCAAGGAGGTCTGGGCGGTGGACAATGGCTTCCTCACGCCGACCCTGAAGATCAAGCGCAACGCGGTCGAGGGGGCCTACGCCGGGCGATTCGTCGAGTGGGGGGAGCGCCGCGAGGCGGTGGTGTGGCATGAGTGA
- a CDS encoding NAD(P)H-dependent glycerol-3-phosphate dehydrogenase, translating to MTEQHPIAVLGGGSFGTALANLLAENGRHVLHWMRDPEQVEAILATRENPRYLQGVKIHAGVEPLSDLPAALAASQLVFVALPSSALRQALQPVAGLLAGKLLVSTTKGIEAQSFKLMSQILEEIAPQARIGVLSGPNLAKEVAEHALTATVIASEDEPLCQQVQEALHGRTFRVYASGDRFGVELGGALKNVYAIMAGMAAALGMGENTKSMLITRALAEMTRFAVHLGANPMTFLGLAGVGDLIVTCSSPKSRNYQVGFALGEGLSLDDAVERLGEVAEGVNTIRVLKAKAEELQVYMPLVAGLHAILFEGRTLGQVIELLMRAEPKTDVDFISTTGF from the coding sequence ATGACTGAGCAGCACCCCATCGCCGTGCTCGGCGGCGGCAGTTTCGGCACCGCGCTGGCCAACCTGCTGGCGGAGAACGGTCGCCATGTCCTGCACTGGATGCGGGACCCGGAGCAGGTCGAGGCCATTCTGGCTACCCGCGAGAACCCGCGCTACCTCCAGGGCGTGAAGATCCATGCCGGCGTCGAGCCCCTCAGCGACCTCCCCGCGGCCCTGGCGGCCAGCCAGCTGGTGTTCGTCGCGCTGCCTTCCAGCGCCTTGCGCCAGGCTCTGCAGCCGGTGGCCGGGCTGCTGGCGGGCAAGTTGCTGGTCAGCACCACCAAGGGCATCGAGGCGCAGAGCTTCAAGCTGATGAGCCAGATCCTCGAGGAGATCGCTCCCCAGGCGCGTATCGGCGTGCTGTCCGGGCCGAACCTGGCCAAGGAGGTCGCCGAACATGCGCTGACCGCCACGGTGATCGCCAGCGAGGATGAGCCGCTGTGCCAGCAGGTGCAGGAAGCGCTGCATGGCCGCACCTTTCGCGTCTATGCCAGTGGCGACCGTTTCGGCGTCGAACTGGGCGGCGCGTTGAAGAACGTCTACGCCATCATGGCCGGCATGGCCGCCGCCCTGGGCATGGGCGAGAACACCAAGAGCATGCTGATCACCCGGGCGCTGGCGGAGATGACCCGTTTCGCCGTGCACCTGGGGGCCAATCCCATGACCTTCCTCGGCCTGGCCGGGGTGGGCGACCTGATCGTCACCTGCTCGTCGCCCAAGAGCCGCAACTATCAGGTCGGTTTCGCCCTGGGCGAAGGCCTGAGCCTGGACGATGCGGTCGAGCGCCTGGGCGAGGTGGCCGAGGGCGTCAACACCATCCGGGTGCTCAAGGCCAAGGCCGAGGAGCTGCAGGTGTACATGCCGCTGGTGGCCGGCTTGCATGCCATCCTGTTCGAAGGGCGCACGCTGGGACAGGTGATCGAACTGCTGATGCGCGCGGAACCGAAGACCGACGTCGATTTCATTTCCACCACGGGTTTCTGA